The DNA window GGAGGGCCGCACCGGACTGGTCATCGCCCATCGGCTGGCCACCATCCGCGGCGCAGACCGCATCATCGTGTTGCAGAATGGCGAGATCGTCGAAAGCGGCAACCACGAGCAGTTGATGCAGAGGAAGGGCCTCTACGCCCGCCTCTACAACATGAACTACGCCTCGTTCGACGACATTTCCGAGGAAGAGATGGGAATGGACGCGGCGGTCGGCAAAGCGACGTGAGCGGTTCGAACCGATCGCCCTGCCCCTCCCCGAGAGATCTATTTGCGGGATCGCCTGACGTGGCCGCTGACCTGCACGCCGTCCTCGGCGCGCAGGTACAGGAAGCCGGGAATGGAGAGCAGCGGGATGGTCGCGGTCAGCAGGAACACCCGGTGGAAACGTTCCGGCGTGAGCACGTGGGTCTCCCCCGCGATCAGGCCCAGCAGCATGGCTGCGATCGAGACGCCAAGCGAAACGCTGAGCTGCTGCAGCACGCCGCCAAGGCTGGTGGCGCGGCTGAGCTTGTCCGCAGGCAGGTCGGCATAGGACAGCGTGTTGGAGGTCATGAACTGGGCCGAGCGGACGATGCCGAACAGGAAGACATAAACGCCGATCATCCAATGCGGCGTATCGGCATTCATCAGGGCGAAACCAGCCACGGTGGCGGAGCCGACAACGGCGCTGCCGATCAGCACTACACTGAAGCCGAAGCGCCGCAGCAGCGGCGACAGCAGCGGCCGCATCAGCAAGGCACCGAAGCTGCCGACGAATGTCAGCGACCCCGAGGTGACCGGGCTCATGCCGAAGCCGACTTGCAACATCAACGGCATGAGGAACGGCACGCCGTTGAGACCGACGCGGCACAGGCCACCGGCAAGCGTGCCGACCCAGAAGTAGCGAAATCGAAACAGCGTCAGGTCGACGGCCGGCGCCACGACGCGGCGCGCATAGCGCCCGAAAGCGAGCAGCAGCAGGACGGAAGCGGCCAGGACCAGCACTGTGGCTGAAACGGGGATGATCGGCCGGCCGATGTTTTCCAGCCCGAATTGCAGCAGCGCCACGCCGCATCCCACCATCAGGAACCCGGCGAAATCGAAGCGCTGCACCGCTTCCTCGTGGAAATCGTCGACGAAGCGCAGCGCCGCCAGGATGCCAAGGCAACCGAAGGGCACGTTGACGTAGAATATCCAGCGCCAAGAGGCGTAGGTGGTCAGCAGGCCGCCGAGCAGTGGCCCGATGACCGGCCCCATGATGGCCGGCAAGGTCATGTAGGTCATGGCGGTGATCAGCCCGCTGCGCGGAAAGCTGCGCAGCAGGATGAGCCGCCCGACCGGCGTCATCATGGCGCCGCCCAACCCCTGCAGCGCGCGCATGGCCAGGAGCATGCCGAAACTGTCGGCCATGCCGCACAGGGCCGAGCCAAGGGTGAAGGTGAACAGCGCCAGCGCGAACACTCTTCGCGCGCCGAACCTGTCGGCGAACCAGCCACTGACGGGAATGAACACGGCGAGCGTCAGAATGTAGGTGGTGATCGCAAGGTTGAGCCGGACCGGCGTCGTGTCGAGGCTGTGCGCGATGGCCGGGATCGCGGTGGTGATGATGGTGGAGTCGAGCTGCTCCATCAGAAAGGCGATGGCGACGATGATCGGGATGATCAGCCTCAGCCGCGGATCGCGCTCGGTGGCAAATTGAGGCTGTTCCAATGCTCCGGCCAATTCCATCATGCAGGCTGCTTATAGGTCGTAGCCAAGTGGCGCATCCTAGTTCAAAGGCAAGATTGCCTCACTTGTGCCAGCCAGCCGGAGCCTGATCGCACGGCCGTCTTATGGTCCGACAAATAGGTTGGGGGTAGTCCTTTCCACCCTGCCGGAAGTCAACAAATCTTGACCGGCGCCGTGAGCGAACTGGGCACCGGCTGGACCGGCGACGTCACCCAAAGACGCTGCGCGGTTCAGCGAGCGCCCGTCCCGATTTCGTGAAGGAACGTGTCCGACGCGCACGGCTTTCCTTCCCATATCTCTGGAACGGAAAGGAGCCATCCCATGAAAAGGCAACTCGTATTCTTCAGCTCCGTCCTGCTGACCCTGGTCACCAGCGCGATCCCATTTGCAACCGTCGCCGATGCCGCCGTCGTCAAGCATCATTATGTCCACCTCACCGCTGCCCATGGCGGCCATTCGAATGGCAGGCATGGAGGTCACGGCGGCTGGGTTGGCGGCGGCTGGACCGGCGACAATTCGGCGACCGGCAATGGCTGGATGGACAACTACTACAACGGTTACGGCAGCTACCATGGCTACGCCGGCGACTTCTGCGGAACCATCGCGTGGACGCTCGACCTGTGCGGTCCCCACGGCCCCTGATCGCTGACCGCCGCCGGCCTGAGCAAGACAGGCGATCCGGATGTTCCGGGACGCCTGTGTCGCGCACTGCGCCGGGCCGCGTTCCCATGCGCAGTGTCGCAAGCAAATGCCATGGTTCCGTCGGGCTCGGGAATGTCGAGGGCCCGGATGCTAGGCGATTTCGGGGCGTCTTGATGCCTCACGGATCGCCTTGTGGACGTCGCGCTGCAAATCCATGAAGGCCGGGGTTTCCATCACCTCTTCCCTGCGCGGCCGTTCGATGTCCACGTTGAAGGTCTGCATGATGCGTCCCGGGCCGATCCCCATGACAACGATGCGGTCCGACAGATAGACCGCCTCCTCAACGTCATGCGTGACGAAGAGCACGGTCAGCCTATGTTCTTCCCAGATCTGGGTCAGCAGTTCCTGCATCTGATGCCGGGTCAAGGCATCGAGCGCGCCGAACGGCTCGTCCATCAACAGCATCTTCGGCCGATAGGACAGCGCGCGCGCAATGGCGACGCG is part of the Mesorhizobium loti genome and encodes:
- a CDS encoding DHA2 family efflux MFS transporter permease subunit; the encoded protein is MEQPQFATERDPRLRLIIPIIVAIAFLMEQLDSTIITTAIPAIAHSLDTTPVRLNLAITTYILTLAVFIPVSGWFADRFGARRVFALALFTFTLGSALCGMADSFGMLLAMRALQGLGGAMMTPVGRLILLRSFPRSGLITAMTYMTLPAIMGPVIGPLLGGLLTTYASWRWIFYVNVPFGCLGILAALRFVDDFHEEAVQRFDFAGFLMVGCGVALLQFGLENIGRPIIPVSATVLVLAASVLLLLAFGRYARRVVAPAVDLTLFRFRYFWVGTLAGGLCRVGLNGVPFLMPLMLQVGFGMSPVTSGSLTFVGSFGALLMRPLLSPLLRRFGFSVVLIGSAVVGSATVAGFALMNADTPHWMIGVYVFLFGIVRSAQFMTSNTLSYADLPADKLSRATSLGGVLQQLSVSLGVSIAAMLLGLIAGETHVLTPERFHRVFLLTATIPLLSIPGFLYLRAEDGVQVSGHVRRSRK